The genomic window GGAAAATCATTAATACCGAATAGCTGCCATCTATTTTTTGAAATTGATAGTTTCTTTAAAAACGAATTGAATCTTTCCAAATAGATATAGGAAATTAAAAACTGGAATTAATTGTTTTTTTGCCTGATTAAGCAGCAAGCAGTAATCGAAGATGGAGCTATTGAAATGCTATTTAAATTAGTGTAGGTATGCTTAAATGTTTTTTAGGAGCTCTTCCCGCTATACCTTTCAATCTTTTGTGCCAAACCCCGACACAAAAGGATTTTCACTGCTATCGGGGCTAGGGCCGCTATGAAGTCCTGTTTCTTCTTTTGAGAACTGATAGTCCAACCCAATTGTTGCATTAAAAAATCATTGGCAATTCAATGCTGATTCGACAAGTTATTCTCCTGAAAGTAGAGGTTTTCTTTTTGAAATAGAAGATACGGCAGAACCTTTCTGAGCCTTGCACTGATTTTTCAATTGTGCAAGCGATACTTGCACAATTACATGGTATCGCATTGGCCGCTTGGTTTTATTTTTAGTTCTGATGCCTTAATATAAAATGCATCGTAGATAGGTTGATAATTTGATTAAAAACAATAAAAAAATAGCACCAATTGTCTTCAATTGGTGCTATTTGGCTATGTGGTGACGTTTAGTTCACAATTTACAAATCATTCTATGAACGATTTAAAGAAATTAGCTTATTTTCAAGTGAATTTGTAAGATAATTATTTTAAAAGTTTGTTGAGAAACGGTTTGTATGTATCGTAAGGGTTAAATGTTAAAAATCGTTAATTCAGTAATAGATGTGATTTCTTTCATAATAACTTATAGATTTAAGTTGAAGAGAGTGAAAAAAAAATGTCATCAGTAAATTTAAATTATTATTCTTAAAATTTTCTAATCAAAATTTGTGCATGATAATCTACTGTCCATTAGAAATTATTCAATTTAGCAACATTTTTTATCTTGCTGAATTGGTGGACATGGCACAGTTCCATAACTGCAATATACACAGCAATCACCTTGATTTGGTTTAAGAGTTTGTTTGCAGTTCTCACATTCGTAAAAAAATTGGCATGCATCAGTTGGCATAGTTTCTTCTTTACTGTGGGAGCAAAGGGGGCAGGTTATTATTGATTGTAGAACGATTTTCATTTTAATTTTTTGTTAGTTACTGTATAGCCTGTTGAATTTATTGCTTTTTCAATTTCATTAATACTAGTTTTGGAATTATCAAATTCTACAATTGCGTTACCATTAGTATAATTTACATTTGAATTTATTATTCCAATCAATTTATTCACTTCGTGATTCACATGTTTTTCACAGCTGGCACAAGTCATTCCGCTAATTGTAAACTCAGCTTTTTGGCTGCTGGTTTTATTGGAGACTAAGATTTTCTTTTCTGTA from Flavobacterium sp. KACC 22763 includes these protein-coding regions:
- a CDS encoding GDCCVxC domain-containing (seleno)protein yields the protein MKIVLQSIITCPLCSHSKEETMPTDACQFFYECENCKQTLKPNQGDCCVYCSYGTVPCPPIQQDKKCC